Within Bdellovibrio bacteriovorus HD100, the genomic segment CCTTTCTCGGCCCCCTTTTGTGGGACCAGGTAATAGGGCCGGTCAAAGAACATCGGATCCACTTCATCCAGCAGGACAAAATCTTCGATATCGATGGTTTGGGTGGCTTTGGCATTGGCTTTTTTCAGCTCACTTTCAGTCATGATAACATATCGACCGGACTGGTACTCGTAGCCTTTAACAATACGATCACTGGGAACTTCCTTGCCCGTTTTGGCATTGACCTTCAGATAGCGGATGCGCGCCAGGTCCTTTTTATCCAGCATGGAAAAATGGACCTCTTTTTCACTTTGAGCACTTTGCAGGCTCACGGGAATGTTCAAAAGTCCGAAACTGATAGAGCCTTTCCAAATGCTTCCGGCCATAAAGTTCTCCTTTTAAAAAGGACAAACCATCCCCGGATATTTGAAAAGTTTTATACGTCGGATTTGCCAACAAGCCCGGCGGATCCGTCCAGTCCAGTGAGATAAAACAACTCCAGGGTCCGCCCCAGGCCTTTTTCGGGGGCTTCTCACCTCGAATATTCGATGTCAAAAACCACCAAAGGGTGCTATGGTGTTACCCATGCAAAATAAAATCGTGAAAATCGGAAATATCGAAGTTGCCAACGACAAACCCTTTGTTTTGTTTGCGGGCCTGAATGTCCTGGAATCCCGTGATCTGGCGATGCAGGTGTGTGAGCACTTTGTTAAAGTGACTGACAAACTTAAAATTCCGTATGTATTTAAATCCTCTTTCGACAAAGCCAACCGTTCCTCCATCCACTCTTACCGTGGACCGGGCATGGAAGAGGGCTTGAAGATTTTTGCGGAGCTTAAAAAAACTTTCGGTGTGAAAGTCATCACCGACGTTCACGAAATCCATCAGGCAAAACCTGTGGCTGAAGTTGTGGACGTGATCCAGCTTCCCGCCTTCCTGGCCCGCCAGACAGACCTGGTTGAAGCCATGGCCCGTACCGGTGCGGTGATCAACGTGAAAAAGCCCCAGTTCCTGAGCCCGGGTCAGATGGGTAACATCGTTGATAAATTTGCAGAGTGCGGTAACGACAAGATCATTCTGTGTGATCGTGGTACCAACTTCGGTTATGACAACCTGGTTGTAGATACATTGGGCTTTAACATCATGAAGAAAGTTTCCAAAGGCAGTCCGGTGATTTTGGATGCGACTCACGCCCTGCAGTGCCGGGATCCATTCGGAGCCGCTTCTGGCGGCCGCCGTGGCCAAGTGGCAGAGCTGTCCCGCGCGGGTCTTGCTGTGGGCTTGGCAGGCCTGTTCATCGAAAGCCACCCAAATCCAGACAAAGCCCTCTGCGATGGACCATCAGCATTGCCACTTTCCAAAGTGGAGCCGTTCCTGCAACAAATGAAAGCTCTGGACGATCTGGTAAAATCCTTCCCAGAACTGAACACCGAAAACTAAAAGGTACCTGCTTACTTTTGCTTAAGCAGTGCGCAAAAGCCCCATCACTGGGGCTTTTACTTTTTCAGATCCTGAATGTCATAGACATAAAGCCCCGACTCGCGAAGTTCATACTTCACATCATTTCCCAGAACATCAATGCCATATCGCTGTCCCCACGATGCCGAGTCGGTCACCGGGTTTTGACGTTTTTGGAACGCGGGACGAGGATCAAGCTCCATCACATCCACAATCAAAGCACGCAAATTCTGCGCTCCTTGAGGATCACGTTTTAGAATTTCATTTTCAGCTTCATCCGAAAAAATAACCGGATAACGAGGAATAGGTGCAGACGCCCAGCCCGCGCTGGCATGAGGAATTGAATCTGCATAAGCGATGTAGGGTTTGATATCCAGCACCGGCGTGCCATCCACAAGATCCACACCACCGATATGAATCTCAGGGCCACCTTCGGCATCAAAATCAATCTTTTCAACTACGACCGCCGAAAGCCCGATCGGATTCGGGCGGTGCGGAGAACGCGAAGCCAGAACACCGACTTTGCGGTTGCCCCCCAATCGTGGCGGACGAATGCTGGGTTTCCAGCCCTTGCCACCATGATCATGAAAGACAAAGACAATCCAGATATGAGTGAATTCTTCCAGCGAACGCAGAGCGGTTTTCAAATCCGGATCGGGGTTGATTTTAATCACCCCTTTGGCCTGCGCCGCAAGCCCGGGCTGGCGCGGAACTCCGAATCTGTCTTTGAACGGAGTTCGCACCACACCTATTGCCGAAAATTCAAAAGCATCTCCCAGCTGTTTCATTATCTTGGCAGGTTGGTCACGCCGATTTTGATCACCTGACCGTCAATGTCTGATGTTTCGGTGTGTTTGCCGTTAGGCTCTGCCGTCAACGCCAGGATGTTCAGGTTTTTCGTCAGCGTCTCGCCCGTAATCATGTCCTTGTGGGCATTCAATGCATCCAGCAAAGCACCGTCACACGCGATTTCCAAAGTGATCTTGTCATCCATCTGGAAGTCCGCCGTTTTACGGGCGACCTGGATCTTACGCATGATTTCTCGAGCAAGACCTTCACGTTCCTGCTCTGGAGTCACGGTCGGATCCACCTCGATGGATACGATCTGATGAACGGACAAATTCGCATTGTCACCTTTAGGTGCACGACGGATTTCCACATCAGACAGACTGATCTCTTCACCTTCGATAACAACAACACCGCCGCCTTCAAGCTTCAGGATGTTTTCCAGGGACATGGACATGATGCCCGCGCCCACAGCTTTCATCTTAGGTCCCAGACGTTTACCCAACACCGGGAAGTTCGCCTTGGCCGTCACCTGAACGAATTGATCTTCATTCGGGTTGTAGACAACTTTGCGGAAGTTCAGTTCGTCCACGAAGAACGGTTCGAACTTTTTCAACGTTTCCAGAAGTTCTGCACTTCTGTGGATGATCTTGATTTCATTCAGCGGGATTTTTGCTTTCACGCCGATTTTTTCACGGTGATTACGACCCAGGGTCACCAACGTATCCATGGCTTTCACGGCTTCTTCCAGCTCAGGACGAAGCATGGAAAGATCTGCCGTCGGGAAGGATTCCAAATGAACAGAATCTTTCTTGTCTTTCAGAACCTGCGCCAGATTCTTGTAAGTCACTTCAGACATGAACGGAGCAAACGGCGCCATCAAACGTGACAAGGTCACCAGAACCTCGTGCAAAGTCTCGTAAGCATAGCGTTTGGTTTCCGGCATGCCGTCTTGCCAGAACAAGCTGCGGTTGAAGCGGATGTACGTGTTGGTCAGGTCCTCAATGAACTGAAGCAAGTGAGGCACAACGTTGTACAGACGATAGGCGTCCATTTCCTTGTGCGTGTTTGCAATCAGACCGTTCAGACGGGACAAAACCCACTGGTCCAGAATGTTCGGTGACTTCTTCGCATCGCCCTTTGGAACAAAGCCATCGATATTGGCATAGTTCGCAAAGAAGGAATAAGAGTTCCACCATCTTAGCAGAATCTTACGAACGATGTCGTAAACGCCTTTTTCAGAGAACTTCAGTTCCTGGGCTTTCACCACCGGAGAATCGATCAGGTACAAACGCAAAGCGTCCGCACCGTGCTGATTCAACACTTCCATTGGATCCGGATAGTTTTTCAAGGACTTGGACATCTTGCGACCGTCTTCAGCCAGAACCAAACCGTTCACCACCACGTTTTTAAACGGAGCCTGATTGAACAACGCCGTTCCGATGATGGAAAGCGTGTAGAACCAACCGCGCGTCTGATCCAGACCTTCCGCGATGAAGTCTGCTGGGAAGGCTTTCTTGAAGTCTTCCACAGACGTTTCAGGATAACCCCACTGCGCATAAGGCATGGAGCCGGATTCAAACCAGCAATCCAATACGCCATCCACACGCTTCAACGGCGACTTGCCCGTTGGAGATGGAATGGTGATTTTATCCACGAATTCGATGTGCAAATCGTCGACCTTCTGGCCGGATAGTTTCTCTAGTTCGGCACGGGAACCGATACACATCACTTCGCCTTCAGCATTTCGCCAGATTGGCAGTGGTGTCCCCCAGAAACGGTTGCGCGAAATCGCCCAGTCACGAGCACCCTCCAGCCAGTTGCCGAAGCGGCCATCACGCAGATGATCCGGAACCCAGGAAGTCTGTTTGTTGTTTGCAATCAGCTCTTCTTTGATTTTTTCAACGGCCACAAACCATGAAGACACCGCACGATAAATCAGTGGCGTGTCGGAACGATAACAGAACGGGTAACTATGCTGAATAGTGTCTT encodes:
- the kdsA gene encoding 3-deoxy-8-phosphooctulonate synthase — protein: MQNKIVKIGNIEVANDKPFVLFAGLNVLESRDLAMQVCEHFVKVTDKLKIPYVFKSSFDKANRSSIHSYRGPGMEEGLKIFAELKKTFGVKVITDVHEIHQAKPVAEVVDVIQLPAFLARQTDLVEAMARTGAVINVKKPQFLSPGQMGNIVDKFAECGNDKIILCDRGTNFGYDNLVVDTLGFNIMKKVSKGSPVILDATHALQCRDPFGAASGGRRGQVAELSRAGLAVGLAGLFIESHPNPDKALCDGPSALPLSKVEPFLQQMKALDDLVKSFPELNTEN
- the tsaA gene encoding tRNA (N6-threonylcarbamoyladenosine(37)-N6)-methyltransferase TrmO; the protein is MKQLGDAFEFSAIGVVRTPFKDRFGVPRQPGLAAQAKGVIKINPDPDLKTALRSLEEFTHIWIVFVFHDHGGKGWKPSIRPPRLGGNRKVGVLASRSPHRPNPIGLSAVVVEKIDFDAEGGPEIHIGGVDLVDGTPVLDIKPYIAYADSIPHASAGWASAPIPRYPVIFSDEAENEILKRDPQGAQNLRALIVDVMELDPRPAFQKRQNPVTDSASWGQRYGIDVLGNDVKYELRESGLYVYDIQDLKK
- the ileS gene encoding isoleucine--tRNA ligase, whose amino-acid sequence is MTNANTRSTPYSAVKPDVNLAKQEETILDFWDQEKIFAQSLNPEGKKTYSFYDGPPFATGLPHYGHLLAGVLKDVVPRYWTMKGYTVPRRFGWDCHGLPVEYEINKTHKIESRKDVFKMGVANYNDACRSIVKRYSTEWKTTVRRVGRWVDMENPYFTMDVSFMQSVWWVFQQLFNKGLIYEGYKVVPYSVGISTSLSNFEANQNYKMVQDPAITVMFKLVNQPDTAIMAWTTTPWTLPSNLALAVGNDIEYVKVQEKATGRKLIMAQALLSSVFKKADEEVEVLQMMKGTELVGLTYEPLFPYFGDRADKGAFRIISSDHVTTESGTGVVHMAPAFGEEDYYACAKAGIPMVNPVDDDGMFTMEVPDYAGKRVKEADKDIIADLKKRGNLFKQDTIQHSYPFCYRSDTPLIYRAVSSWFVAVEKIKEELIANNKQTSWVPDHLRDGRFGNWLEGARDWAISRNRFWGTPLPIWRNAEGEVMCIGSRAELEKLSGQKVDDLHIEFVDKITIPSPTGKSPLKRVDGVLDCWFESGSMPYAQWGYPETSVEDFKKAFPADFIAEGLDQTRGWFYTLSIIGTALFNQAPFKNVVVNGLVLAEDGRKMSKSLKNYPDPMEVLNQHGADALRLYLIDSPVVKAQELKFSEKGVYDIVRKILLRWWNSYSFFANYANIDGFVPKGDAKKSPNILDQWVLSRLNGLIANTHKEMDAYRLYNVVPHLLQFIEDLTNTYIRFNRSLFWQDGMPETKRYAYETLHEVLVTLSRLMAPFAPFMSEVTYKNLAQVLKDKKDSVHLESFPTADLSMLRPELEEAVKAMDTLVTLGRNHREKIGVKAKIPLNEIKIIHRSAELLETLKKFEPFFVDELNFRKVVYNPNEDQFVQVTAKANFPVLGKRLGPKMKAVGAGIMSMSLENILKLEGGGVVVIEGEEISLSDVEIRRAPKGDNANLSVHQIVSIEVDPTVTPEQEREGLAREIMRKIQVARKTADFQMDDKITLEIACDGALLDALNAHKDMITGETLTKNLNILALTAEPNGKHTETSDIDGQVIKIGVTNLPR